Within Dreissena polymorpha isolate Duluth1 chromosome 13, UMN_Dpol_1.0, whole genome shotgun sequence, the genomic segment TAGCAGGAACACTTACCATTATTATATTGATGAATAAGTTGTATTTTGCACATCTCTATGGCACATTCTCTTTTCGAGAAGCACTCATTCATCATCGTATGGTATATGAACACGTGGCTCACTGGCATCGTCATATATTGTGCATCTTCTTTGGAGGATAGGGCATACCACTGAGATCTCGTCACCATGGTAACATTGTTCATGTTAAGCACTAACTCCTCTGTAAGATAAATTCTCATTGGGGATACATGTTTTGGCTTTTTTTTCCACAATAATAGACCCAACCATACAAACAAGCTAGCTTTATGGCAATTATTTCtcactttaaatgtaaatttagaaAACTGAATTTTGAACTTTATTTCCAATATGTACGATGAACAAACAAAACGAACATGACGAGAGAAGATGAATATTATACAATGTACTAGTGTTAACATATACACACACTAATCGAATACCTTCTTCTGCATCGCATAGCCCTTGATCTTGTGCAATTTTGTTCCATCTCGAATTGAACCATTCAACGTTCGCACCGTGCCCTATGTTTCcaatacaaacataaaacaacatgAATATAGGTTTAAGGATGTAATCACGTCATAATCATGTTGATTTGTGTAGTTTAATCTTtactcatttatataaatatagttttacAAAAAACTAACTAATGCCGAAAATAAAAAAGTATCGCGCTGCAGCATTAAAATACATGGCTTTCCGAcacaatattgtttatatttcatattaaatGACAGTTATAGGAACATATGAATCCcatcaacaaaatatatttgcgATAATACAGCCGAAAGCAGGCTCCTTAACACAATTCGTGATCTTGTCCAATATAAACCATGGCATGAAACGATGACTCGATTGTTTCCGATCTTATATAAAAATGGCCCATTTGAAGTTTAAGTGTTCATTAATAAGAGAGCGTTAAATACAGAGTATATGCACACTATAGTACGACTTCTCAGAACATAGTGACGTTAAAATTTCATAAACTCGTACCACGTTCAAGTATTATAACTGCTATTTGGATTGCACTCTATAATTTCCATTATTTATAAGAAAAGTGATACACACCTTTAGCAACTGTCAAAAGCAGTGTCAGTGCGACAAGCCAAATCTTAATTTTGTTCCTTTAAACCGTagcaattcatttatttattatgcttAGGTAACTTGTTTCAATCCTGagtaatataataatgttacagCGTTGATGTGTGTATATAATTAACGTTTTGTGTCTAACAACCCATTTTGAAAAACTCATACGGACCCGGCACAGTGTTGGGATTGCATAAAAAACAAttctagaaaaaaaatcatttatgatatataatatatagatcaACTTAGGTCAACAATTGTTCATGACTTGACCTGATAGAAGGCAAGACTTTAGTAAGAGAACAATATCCTAGACTTAAATGAACAAGAAAATGTATCCATATTGAACGGATGCCCCAACATTCCTTCTTTTGTTTGTCAAACACAAGCTCTTTATTGCCAAATTTGACTATTGACCCCTAAataagaccttgaccttttagaTTAAGACGAAGCTGATACGCGCGTCAGTTAGTCTTAGCATCGTATTAATTAATGATAAGCTAACATTGAATGATCAATACAAAAAGTAACAGCCtgaacaaatttgacctttcaTTTCAAAATGTGAAACTAACAACTGATGTAGTTGGACAGGTTGGAGACACGAAATTCCTCTTATCAATTGTTGTCATTAGTAGTAAGATGTCTTTTAAAAGCATGATAAATTACTCAGTTACAATCAATATACTCAAATTTGATAtgtgaagtgtgaccttgacctttgaggtatggAGACTAGTATAAAATGCGACATTTCATTTTATGACGAAAACCATTTGTGACACACtattttaaaatcgataaatATTTCGCAAATTTATGGCAGAGACACGAATTTCAAGCTGTTTGATGACCAAATTTAACCTTTTAACATCAAAGTATAACCTTTCCATTTGAGATAGCGAGACGGTTGTTACATGCCAAATGCTGTCTCCTTATAATTGTTCTTTGTGCATGATGAATGTGAAAGTAAAGTCTCACCAAGACGTGTACGACGAAATTTGATATaagaactctaagtgtgaccttgaactttgggatGGACAGACAAGTTTTACAGGTTACTTGCCGTCTTCTTATGATAAATCACATTTGAGTCAGAACAAAACACTGAACAAGTTCCATCAAGATGGATCAACCATGTTATGTGATAACGAGTTACAAGTTGACGATACACAACCCTAATCGCAGGATACACGCCGAACTAAGGGTAATCTCCTACTTCAATAAGTTGTCCGTGTCAGTTAACGATTGTGACAGACATGACCTTAAGGCCTTGATGTCAGTATAACGCACGTGCCTACACGCCCGtaaggtgtttgtttgtttaatgatGTATCAGGAACGGTGGTATGGGGAATCTCAGTATAACGGATGTTTACAAAAATCAGTAAGTTGTCTTTCTGATTTCAACGGACGACTCCTACACGGCAGTAGTGTGTGTTAGAACAGAGGTTGTGTCCGACACTTCATTATGATGTCCATTTTAGTAAAACGGATATGTCCGACATGTGTTAGTACAGCAGAGTTACTCGACCTTACCGTAGGGTACCTGCTTCAGTTACTTTGATATGTCAGACACGTGCGCTTAGTGTTTATAATAGGTCAACGAATAGGCCTGGATGTCAGTAAGGCGTCTATAACAGAGTAACAATGTGTCCGTAAAGGCAGTTTGGTTTTTATGCAAGTATAACAAAGCAGTCAGATACATGAGTATGGTATATATGTAAATGTAACGTAAGTGCCCGACACTAAAGTATTATCTGCGTCAGATAAACGGGATGTCTGATAACTTATAGTTCATGTTGATAAAACTGCACGCAGGCTTTCACGAAATGAAGATGAAAGAAACTGAAATTCGATTACTAACCTGTCAAACGCTCAATTCCATCCTGTATCTTGTTTTCAATTCGTAGTTCTCCCGCAAGTATAGCAGCCTCTAAGGTATTCAGACATTCTGTTATGGTCCTTTCAGCATTTTCTGAAAAACGTTCTCCGGCCTCTCGTGCCTGAGTTAGGATCTGATTGGCCTCTTTTAAGAGCTCTCCCACTTCAGCAAGTGTAAGACGATCATTCTGCAACTACAGTGtactaaatgtatataattaatcaAGATTTAAAACTGTTTGATTAATCGTATAGTCTAACTATTAAATTTTCAATTATGTCTGTATCATAGCAActtcactttttttaaagaaagacgcACACAATTGTAATAGCTTATATATTCTTCATGTGATAATCAATCTACCCCAAGTACTTTTGGCGTTATGGCATGATCCAGATTTCTTCTTATGTTACGACAGATCGATGGTAGATTTAGTTAATAAAGATAATACGTGTATATTTACATTGACAAGTTTAGTTCTTGCTGATGAAGCAACAGGATCCTGGGCTAAACACTTTGGATCTGCCAGAAGCGTATCCAATGTTTGAAGGAAGTCACGTAGTTCATCATCTGTAACTTTGCAGTCGGATGTGTGACGAATATCTCGGCCTATTTGACGGGCCTGTATAATTAAACGTGGAATTATTTTGCTAAAAGAACTAAACGTTCGGCTCATTGATTAACAGATCACagttaaatgaaaacaattttatttagcATCGTCTCAACGGAGTAATTGGCACAGTTTTCTTATCGTGTATATATTTGCACATTGTACGTATTCTCACTTACCCGTGTTAAAAGGCATGCTGGGTCCGGTTGCTTCGTTGCAATAGTAAAGGAAATAcaactatcaaaatgtttgcaaTTAAGAAGCACGTTGATGACACCATTGAAATCCGTTTCATAAATCGACGAAACATTAATATATCCATCTGGTGGGAAAAAACATTTGGCGATTTGCCAATGATCTGTCGACCACAGTTCCGCTTTGGTGTTCAACCAAGATGGTCCATTATATCTATGTTGTAAGGTAATACTTTTGGCGACGAGGTCACATACATTCATTGGACATTTGCGCGGTTGCTTGGTTTGTGTATGGTAGTTGCAGTTCTTTGGGTTTTTACAAATCCCTTTAGTGGGACATACTATTAGGTTCTCCGTACAACAATTTCCGCAACTTTTACCAACAGCAGTTTGTACTTTTTTTATCTCTGTGTCAACGAAGTGAGCAAGCCCTTCCTTTGTGACATTCAGGGCTATGCACGCCTTGAACCAGTTGTTGGTCTGCTTGTCGGCAAATATGTTGGTGGTGACGGCCATCCTCATGAGATTATATGCACCGAGTGATGGGTTCTCTTGAAGTCAACCGTATAACAGCAGGTAATATCATATTGACACCAGTTTAATCTGCAGTAAAATCCTCTTATCAGTTCTACTTTGAAAATATGTTCTTTATTGCCCTGCGTTTtttatctaaaataaaaaaaatccaaactcCTACGATGCTccttataaacaattatatatgtaACTGAAAGCCTATcgttgctcttgttaatatatgttttttaataaacgTGTATGTACTATGTTATGTACTATGTACTTTTTATTCATGGCAGATCAGCTTTGTCGGTGACCTTTTCCTtgcttaaatttaatttgtttagaatgatgtttattaaatgtatcacacatatgtatatacaatattCAACAACAATTAAATTACCGGGGCAAGCTGAAATCAACCATAGAAGGCTTGCACATTAACAGACCAGTTAGTTAATTGTAGACATTCTCTATTTGAACTTGTTCGATGTCTTAGTTTTGAATTTAGTTTGCGCAACAAAATGCAATACGTTCTGAAAAGTAAGTTTTGATCATTGGTTCGAATAGATGCAATGCTTAAAAGCTTTAATGAACTGCTTGCTAGTTTTGAAGCACAAAAATCCAacttccattaaagcggaaaggtCAAAGGTACGATACGCAAGTAATTGATGAAAATCCATTGATACCATTTCAGTGTCCAAAGCAATTACTGTCAAGTATATATTTGCATACAATAACCTTAATAATGCTTGAACCCAACGTTTGTTAGCATACAGCATTTCTCGCCATCGAATTGAGCACCACATGAATGATTccgtttttcaatattttcactACTATAAActaatttttagaaaataaagtAACGAATTGATTTAATATTATTCCAAAATACTATTATTTAACCGAATAGAAAGGCGTACATTTGCATCTTAAATTCATAATTTGTTTTAGTAAATCGTCACCTAAAGCCCATATATAAAACTTGACGTGAGAAAACAGCTATTATGTTGTGTAACTTCCGTGCGGGTATGTAAAACATCAGGTGAGGCTGATTCATTACAGAACCATAGGACAGGATCATGTTTCCTGTTGATCATGCCTCTTTGTCATCATTATTTTAAAGAAGTAATGAAATATAATCGCTACGACACTTGTTTTCAGCGGGAATGAAAAGGTTGTAAGTCGTTTGACGTGTTGATCGTGATATTTTGAGCtgttgcgcttaatatttgtgaAATGTATTATAGCCTTTTTTGTTCATGTATTCACGTCTAAAATGTTTGCAATCCTGATATCAAATTATTTGCTTTGTTGAATCTGTAATTATATAACAAACATGATGACTTACTGGTTTATTCCTAGTAATTTACCATGTTGACATTATATCAAGATATATTTTAAAACCCTCTGTCAGATACCTTTATCAGTCAGATGTCATTTTAAGGGCATGATAAATAAAGGTAATAAATGTTAGATGCAGaaaaagtagtagtggtagtagtagtagtagtagtagcaatagtagaagtagtagtagtagtagtagtagtagtagtagtagtagtagtagtagtagtagtagtagtggtagtagtagtagaagtagtagtagtagtagtagtagtagtagtagtagtagtagtagtagtagtagtagtagtagtagtagtagtagtagtagtagtagtcgtagtggcggtggtagttagtagtagtagtagtagtagtagtagtagtagtagtagtagtagtagtagtagtcctagtagtagtagtgtagtagtagtcgtagtagtagtagtagtagtagtagtagtagtagtagtagtagtagttgtcgtagtagtagtagtagtagtagtagtagtagtagtagtagtagtagtagtagtcgtagtagtagtagtcgtcctagtttagtagtagtagtagtagtagtagtcgtcgtagtagtagtagtagtagtagtagtcgtagtagtagtagtagtagtagtagttgtttttgtagtggtagtagtagtagtagtagtagtagtagtagtagaagtagtagtagtagtagtagaagtagcagtagtagcagtagtagtagttatagtaatagtagtagaagtagtagtagtagtagtagtagtagtagtagtagtagtagtagtagtagtagtagtagtagtagtagaagtagtagtagtagtagtagtagtagtagtagtagtagtagtagtagtagaagtagtagtagtagtagtagtagta encodes:
- the LOC127854710 gene encoding uncharacterized protein LOC127854710, which produces MRMAVTTNIFADKQTNNWFKACIALNVTKEGLAHFVDTEIKKVQTAVGKSCGNCCTENLIVCPTKGICKNPKNCNYHTQTKQPRKCPMNVCDLVAKSITLQHRYNGPSWLNTKAELWSTDHWQIAKCFFPPDGYINVSSIYETDFNGVINVLLNCKHFDSCISFTIATKQPDPACLLTRARQIGRDIRHTSDCKVTDDELRDFLQTLDTLLADPKCLAQDPVASSARTKLVNLQNDRLTLAEVGELLKEANQILTQAREAGERFSENAERTITECLNTLEAAILAGELRIENKIQDGIERLTGHGANVEWFNSRWNKIAQDQGLCDAEEEELVLNMNNVTMVTRSQWYALSSKEDAQYMTMPVSHVFIYHTMMNECFSKRECAIEMCKIQLIHQYNNGWADIGYNFVIGQDGRVYMGRGWDQVGAHTLGWNNVSISFAFTGNFTGKLPTDVALKALEAALVLGVKLGKLTPDFKLHGHRDARPTESPGQKLYDLIRTHKHYEPIGPNIVTFSPKSLV